A genomic window from Lycium barbarum isolate Lr01 chromosome 4, ASM1917538v2, whole genome shotgun sequence includes:
- the LOC132637247 gene encoding transcription factor bHLH52-like — translation MASLSYCTASKLEPNIQEFNSEMEMQLPPELLFDFNYDDELSFYNDPEDCYFDPFFDTNEFILPMESTHNSSFMPEYCDFESTPKQQKVFQDNCLPDIITPSNNSSFMPEYSIFESKSTQQKVFQDNCLPNIITSSHNSSLMPEYSVIESTPKRQKVFQDNCLLPDIITSSNNLFNGFVPNPPIFQDFASFSIPEIPMPVFSNGCCNNNAEVVVKKSNNEKKMSAQSIAARQRRKKITEKTQELGKLIPGGHRMNTAEMLQATFKYIKFLQAQAGLLEFMGSYQENEKSFQTTDLHKLVGSSLIQEKLYSSEKCLVPKVFLEALENNHEVQNSQGLEVEEVKPLIR, via the exons ATGGCTAGTCTTAGCTACTGCACTGCTTCGAAATTGGAACCAAacattcaagaattcaactcagAAATGGAAATGCAGCTTCCTCCAGAACTTCTTTTTGATTTCAACTATGATGATGAACTGAGCTTTTATAATGATCCAGAGGATTGCTATTTCGATCCATTTTTCGACACCAACGAGTTCATTTTACCAATGGAAAGTACTCACAATTCTTCTTTCATGCCAGAGTACTGTGATTTCGAGAGCACCCCAAAACAACAGAAGGTCTTTCAAGACAACTGCCTTCCAGATATAATAACACCATCTAACAATTCTTCTTTCATGCCAGAGTACTCCATTTTTGAGAGCAAATCAACACAACAAAAGGTCTTTCAGGACAACTGCCTTCCAAATATAATAACATCGTCTCACAATTCTTCTCTCATGCCAGAGTACTCTGTTATCGAGAGCACCCCCAAAAGGCAAAAGGTCTTTCAAGACAACTGCCTTCTTCCAGATATAATAACGTCGTCTAACAACTTGTTCAACGGGTTTGTACCAAATCCTCCAATCTTTCAAGATTTCGCCTCGTTTTCGATTCCAGAAATTCCTATGCCTGTTTTTAGTAACGGATGCTGCAACAATAACGCTGAGGTTGTtgtgaagaaaagtaataatgaGAAGAAGATGTCAGCACAAAGCATAGCGGCGAGGCAAAGGAGGAAGAAAATTACTGAGAAGACACAAGAATTGGGGAAGTTGATACCCGGTGGACATAGGATGAACACTGCTGAAATGCTTCAAGCTACTTTCAAGTATATTAAGTTCTTGCAAGCACAAGCTGGACTTCTTGAGTTCATGGGATCATATCAG GAGAATGAGAAATCATTTCAGACAACAGATTTGCACAAACTCGTTGGATCTTCCTTGATTCAGGAGAAGTTGTATTCAAGTGAAAAGTGCTTAGTTCCAAAAGTGTTCCTTGAAGCCCTAGAGAATAATCATGAAGTCCAAAATTCACAAGGACTTGAGGTTGAGGAAGTTAAGCCTTTGATTAGATGA